In the genome of Stegostoma tigrinum isolate sSteTig4 chromosome 29, sSteTig4.hap1, whole genome shotgun sequence, one region contains:
- the dolk gene encoding dolichol kinase: protein MLKNPVFVESFIVFIIVLSVHAVIWNIFTWCTLALAIQAYYVQHKWDRLLKSGNAVFQYRSTFSSGLLPASVVLPLLGIVLKEQWETVGNVQFERFCIVCSAAGMAIALFISLLGLGLTKPRPTNTSILYGFVASAIIYALKHALSVSEVIEILEILLIFVYLSLIVLYIMPQSFTPGEVMLFLSGLSIVTNQLIKRSLTFGDGRCDPLVSFLLVTVVGMAVLGFVFTLLYCFMDSKTWLSSLIFHVTAVAFGMGIMVPWFYRLTRNHLFSWLLNFLTSTRTRIYLLSYWVTLAFLASIIVLHQNSKQSSGSKEYKASTAMRKSFHFIIVATYVPGLIYDRPLLYAAAVVCFAAFVMLEYIRHFRIKPLGMMLRPMLALFLDDRDSGPLILTHIYLLLGLTLPVWLFPGMFAPQSFFPGEVALAPYAGVLAVGIGDALASAIGSTMGEVRWPATKKTFEGTATSVFAQIIAVALILIFDKTVSLNGSYTWIVGSLGIVSLLEAYTDQIDNLLLPLYLFLMLMV from the coding sequence ATGTTGAAAAATCCTGTCTTTGTGGAGTCCTTCATTGTTTTCATCATCGTGTTGTCTGTCCACGCTGTGATCTGGAACATCTTTACCTGGTGCACGCTTGCCTTGGCGATTCAGGCTTATTATGTTCAGCATAAGTGGGACAGGTTACTAAAGTCCGGAAATGCAGTTTTTCAATATAGATCGACCTTTAGTAGTGGCCTGCTACCAGCCAGTGTGGTATTGCCTCTGCTAGGAATTGTGTTAAAGGAACAGTGGGAAACTGTTGGAAATGTACAGTTCGAGCGGTTCTGCATTGTGTGTTCAGCTGCAGGAATGGCTATTGCTCTGTTCATCTCATTACTCGGTTTAGGCCTCACAAAGCCTCGACCCACGAATACCAGCATTCTGTATGGTTTTGTAGCCAGTGCTATAATATATGCCCTTAAGCACGCTCTTTCAGTGTCTGAGGTCATCGAAATCCTGGAAATATTATTAATTTTTGTTTATCTTTCTCTCATTGTCCTTTATATTATGCCACAGAGCTTCACCCCAGGAGAAGTTATGTTGTTTTTGTCAGGTTTGAGTATAGTCACCAACCAACTCATTAAACGGTCTTTGACTTTTGGAGATGGTAGATGTGATCCACTCGTATCATTCCTCTTGGTGACTGTGGTTGGAATGGCCGTTCTGGGATTTGTTTTTACTCTCTTATACTGTTTTATGGACTCTAAAACCTGGCTTTCATCCCTGATTTTCCATGTGACCGCTGTGGCTTTTGGAATGGGAATCATGGTGCCCTGGTTCTACCGGCTGACCAGAAACCATCTTTTTTCTTGGCTTCTCAACTTCCTTACATCCACCAGAACCAGAATCTACCTACTGAGCTACTGGGTCACATTGGCATTTCTTGCTTCTATCATTGTCCTTCATCAGAACAGTAAGCAATCATCTGGGTCTAAAGAGTACAAAGCTTCAACTGCTATGCGGAAAAGCTTTCATTTCATCATAGTGGCAACCTATGTCCCTGGTCTCATCTATGATCGTCCACTACTCTATGCTGCTGCTGTTGTTTGCTTTGCTGCATTTGTGATGTTGGAATATATAAGGCATTTTAGGATTAAACCACTCGGAATGATGTTGAGACCAATGCTAGCCCTGTTCCTTGATGACCGTGATAGTGGTCCTTTGATCCTGACACACATTTACTTGCTGCTAGGACTGACCCTGCCTGTATGGCTTTTCCCTGGTATGTTTGCTCCACAGAGTTTTTTTCCCGGAGAGGTAGCACTGGCTCCATACGCTGGGGTTCTGGCTGTGGGCATTGGCGACGCCTTGGCTTCTGCTATTGGAAGCACAATGGGAGAAGTTAGGTGGCCTGCAACAAAGAAAACCTTTGAAGGTACAGCAACCTCTGTCTTTGCCCAAATCATTGCTGTTGCTTTGATTCTGATCTTTGATAAAACAGTGAGTCTGAATGGCAGCTACACCTGGATCGTGGGGTCTCTTGGTATAGTCTCCCTGCTAGAAGCTTACACTGACCAAATAGACAATCTTTTACTGCCCTTGTATCTTTTCCTTATGCTAATGGTTTGA